The sequence AGGTCGACGAGGTCGGGCCGCGCGTTCGCCGCCGCGGTCACGGTCGCCCCGCCCCGGCTGTGCGCGACGAGGACGACGGGCCCGTGCTCCCGTACCCGCTCCAGCACCCCGACGAGATGCGCCGCGTTGTCCGCGAGCGTCACGCCTTTGATGAGCCCCGCCGCGCCCGCGAGCGCCGCCGCGTCCTGCGGGGCCTGGTACCCGAGCGGGAACGTCGCGCCGAAGCCGTGCCCCGGGAGATCGACGGCGAGCGACCGCTGCCCGCGCAGGGCGAGTTCGCGTTGAAGGGGTGCGAACGAGAACGAGTTGGCGAAGGCGCCGTGGACCAGGACGAAGGTGGGAAGGGCGGGAACGGTGGGAGCGACCATGCGCACACCCTGTCCGGGAGTGTCCTCGCCTTCAAGGTCGCGTGGCGTCAGCACGTTTCCGCATCGACGGTGGTGGTGGGTGGGGGGAACGAAGAAGATCCCTTCGCGACCCGGTATGGGGACATGCGGGCTCTGGCCCGGCCCGAAAAGTCCCGCAACGCCTGAAACGGTCGCTCTCGACAACGGCGTGCGAGCCGCGCTCCGCCGGGTGGCAGACTGTCGGGCGTGAGGTTTCAGGTGGCCGTCGGGTGCGGCGGGAACGGTGCGCGTGGTGGTGTACGGGTGAACGGACGGGCAAAGGGGCGGCGTTGAGGATTCTGCACACCTCCGACTGGCACCTCGGGCGCTCGCTGCACCGGGTGTCGCTGCTCGACGCGCAGGCCGCCTTCCTCGACCACCTCGTGGCGACGGTGCGGGAGCGGGACGTCGAGGCCGTCGTCGTGGCCGGGGACGTGTACGACCGGGCGGTGCCCTCGCTGCCCGCCGTCGAGCTGTACGACCAGGCGCTGCACCGGCTCGCCGCGCTCGGCGTGCCCACCGTGCTCATCCCGGGGAACCACGATTCCGCGCGGCGCCTCGGCGTCGGCGCCGGGCTGCTCGGCAGCGCCGGGGTCCACCTGCGGACCAGGCCCGCCGAGTGCGGGAAGCCCGTCGTGTTGCGCGACGCGCACGGCGAGGTCGCCTTCTACGGGCTGCCCTACCTCGAACCGGGGCTCGTCAAGGACGAGTTCGCCGCCCCCGCCGATCACGAGGGCGTCCTCGGCGCCGCGCTCGACCGGGTCCGCGCCGACCTCGCGACCCGCCCCGAAGGCACCCGTTCCGTCGTCCTCGCGCACGCCTTCGTCACCGGCGGCGCCCCCAGCGACAGCGAGCGCGACATCACCGTGGGCGGCGTCAGCGCCGTGCCCGCCGCGCTCTTCGACGGCATCGACTACGTCGCGCTCGGCCACCTCCACGGCAGCCAGGCACTCGGCGAGCGGCTGCGCTACTCGGGCTCCCCGCTCGCGTACTCCTTCTCCGAGGCGGACCACCGCAAGAGCATGTGGCTGATCGACCTGGACGGCGCGGGCGCCCTCACCGCCGAGCGCGTCGACTGCCCCGTCCCGCGCCCTCTCGCCCGCCTGCGCGGCACGCTCGGAGAACTCCTCGCCGACCCCGCGCACACCCCGCACGAGGACGCGTGGGTCGAGGCGACGCTCACCGACTCCGTACGGCCGGACGAACCGATGGCGCGGCTCGCCGTCCGCTTCCCGCACCTGCTCAGCCTCGTCTTCGCGCCCGAGCGCCCGCCCGAGCCGGACGGGCGCAGCTACGCACGCCGCCTCCAGGGGCGCGGGGACCACGAGATCACCGAGGACTTCGTCGCCCACGTACGCGGCGAGGCCCCCAGCGAGGCGGAGCGCGCCGTGCTGCGCGCCGCCGTGGACGCCGTACGCCTGGAGACCCAGGCCACGGAGGCCCGCCGATGAGACTCCACCGCCTCACCGTCACCGCCTTCGGTCCCTTCGCCGGGACCCAGACCGTCGACTTCGACCGCCTCGCCGAGGCCGGTCTCTTCCTCCTGCACGGCGCGACGGGAGCGGGCAAGACGTCCCTGCTCGACGCCGTCTGCTACGCGCTCTACGGCGTCGTCCCCGGCCACCGGCAGGGCGTCTCCGCGCAGGGCGAGAAGCTGCGCAGCGACCACGCGGCCCCCGGCACCCGCACCTCCGTCACGCTCGACTTCACCGTCTCGGGCCGCCGCCTGGAGATCACCCGGCAGCCCCCCTTCGTACGGGCCAAGAAACGCGGCACCGGCACCACGACCGAGAAGGCCCTCACCACGCTCCGCGCCCACGACCCGGCGCGGGGCTGGACCGGGCTGAGCCGCACCCACCAGGAGATCGGCGAGGAGATCAGGCAGCTCCTCGGCCTCAGCAGCGAACAGTTCTGCCAGGTCGTCCTCCTCCCGCAGGGGCAGTTCGCCCGCTTCCTCGGCGCCGACACGGCCGACCGCGCGCTCCTGCTGCGCCAGCTCTTCGACACACGCCGCTTCTTCGAGATCGAGACCCACCTGCGCGAGCGCAAGGCCGAGACGGACGAGGCGGTGCGGCACGCCGACAGCGACCTCCTCGCGCTCCACCACCGCATCGCCCAGGCCGCCGCGCCGCCCCGCGACGAGGCCCCCGGCCAGCCCCCGGCGGCCGGTGACCCCGCTCTGCCCGAATTCGTCCTCACCCACGCCGCGCTCGCCCGCGCGCACGCCCGTGAACTGCTCGACATCGCGCGCCTGCGCCACCAGGGCGCGGAG comes from Streptomyces sp. Tu6071 and encodes:
- a CDS encoding exonuclease SbcCD subunit D, whose product is MRILHTSDWHLGRSLHRVSLLDAQAAFLDHLVATVRERDVEAVVVAGDVYDRAVPSLPAVELYDQALHRLAALGVPTVLIPGNHDSARRLGVGAGLLGSAGVHLRTRPAECGKPVVLRDAHGEVAFYGLPYLEPGLVKDEFAAPADHEGVLGAALDRVRADLATRPEGTRSVVLAHAFVTGGAPSDSERDITVGGVSAVPAALFDGIDYVALGHLHGSQALGERLRYSGSPLAYSFSEADHRKSMWLIDLDGAGALTAERVDCPVPRPLARLRGTLGELLADPAHTPHEDAWVEATLTDSVRPDEPMARLAVRFPHLLSLVFAPERPPEPDGRSYARRLQGRGDHEITEDFVAHVRGEAPSEAERAVLRAAVDAVRLETQATEARR